GTCACCTGCAAGCGCGGCATCGTCAACTTCGACAGCCTGTGGGCCTGGATCGAGCAGACCCGCACCGACGGCCCGGCGGCGCAGAAGACGATCGCCATCACGCTGATGGACGAGGCCCGCAACCCGGTGCGCACCTGGCTGCTGCGCGGCTGCATCCCGATGAAGTACACCGGCCCCACGCTGGCCGGCAAGGGCGGCGGCGACGTGGCGATGGAAGAGATCGTGCTCTCGGCCGAAGGCTTCGAGATCCAGGCCTGACCGGCCACCGCCCCCGGCATCCTGACAGGCATCCCGACCGAGCACCGCCATCATGAGAGGCCTCGCCTTCGAGATCGCGCCCCCGGCGCTGCAGGCCGACCCCAACCGGGTCGACATCGCCTGCTTCGTCGGCTTCGTCGGCCGCCGCCCCGGCGCGCTGCCGGCGGCGGTGCGCACGGCGCTGGCGCGCGCGCGCTGGACCGACGGCCCCTGGGCGCGACCCGCGGCGGAGATCGACGGCCTGCTGCAGCTGCCGGTGGCGGTCGATGGGTGGACTGCCTTCGACGCCCTCTACGCCTGGGACGAGCGCCCGCTCGGCGGCGGCCGCCAGCGCTGCGCCAGCGCGCTCGGCGCGGCGGTGCGGCGCTTCTTCGCCAGCGGCGGCCGACGCGCGCTGATCGTGCGCTGCGGCGACCCCTGGCCCTGGCTGGAGCCGGCCGCCGAGCGTGCCGCCCGCCGCGAAGAACGCCTCGCGGCCCTGCTCGCCCCGCAGGCGAGCGCGATGGACCCCGCATCCTGGCGCGGCCTGGGCCATCTGCACGGCCTGCCCGAGGTCAGTCTGGTGTGCCTGCCCGACCTGCCCGACCTCTGCGCCGCGCCGCCCGAGGCGCTGGCGGTCGCGATCGAGCCGCCCGCCTCACCCGAGGTCTTCGTCGCCTGCAGTGACAACGTCGCACCCGCGGTCGAGCAGGATATCGGCCTGCGCGATCTCGC
This region of Thauera sp. JM12B12 genomic DNA includes:
- a CDS encoding phage tail protein — translated: MAERITPYGAFNFIVNFDGGEEFGGFSDVSGIGTEVTVAEYRAGNDKENHVRKVAGIHKVSDVTCKRGIVNFDSLWAWIEQTRTDGPAAQKTIAITLMDEARNPVRTWLLRGCIPMKYTGPTLAGKGGGDVAMEEIVLSAEGFEIQA